A window from Gallus gallus isolate bGalGal1 chromosome 5, bGalGal1.mat.broiler.GRCg7b, whole genome shotgun sequence encodes these proteins:
- the SEL1L gene encoding protein sel-1 homolog 1 isoform X1 has translation MGWRVRLALLLCVALLWAAGLAAADEEGNQDESLESEALPAEDQVKDRSTGTQVVAGQIFLESGKSDSQPEDEENFQSQEEEKENSLEELNSLDMSDLLNKDLEDTEMQSPVLTAIGGTADGEPCHFPFLFMEKEYAECTADGREDGRLWCATTYDYKKDQKWGFCETEEQSNKRRQMQEAEDIYQTGMKILNESTKKAQKKEAYQYLLKAADMNHTKAMEKVSYALLFGDYLKQNIQSSKELFEKLTEEGSPKGQMALGFLYASGLGVNSSQAKALVYYTFGALGGNLIAHMILGYRYWAGIGVLQSCESALTHYRLVANHVASDISLTGGTVVQRIRLADEVENPGMASGMLEEDLIQYYQFVAEKGDVQAQVGLGQLHLHGGRGVEQNHQRAFEYFNQAANAGNSHAMAFLGKMYSEGSDVVPQNNETALQYFKKAADMGNPVGQSGLGMAYLYGRGVPVNYELALKYFQKAAEQGWVDGQLQLGSMYYNGIGVKRDYKQALKYFNLASQGGHILAFYNLAQMHATGTGVMRSCHTAVELFKNVCERGRWSERLMTAYNSYKDGDSNSAVVQYLLLAEQGYEVAQSNAAFILDQKEASIVGENETYPRALLHWNRAASQGYTVARIKLGDYHFYGFGTDVDYETAFIHYRLASEQQHSAQAMFNLGYMHEKGLGIKQDIHLAKRFYDMAAEASPDAQVPVFLALCKLGVIYAVQYIREMNLREVFSHIDMDQLLGPEWDLYLMTIITLLLGTIIAYRQRQHQAIPRPAGLRPAVPQQEPPPPEHQPPQ, from the exons ATGAGGAAGGAAATCAAGATGAATCACTGGAGTCAGAG GCTTTACCTGCAGAGGACCAGGTAAAGGACCGTTCTACAGGAACTCAAGTGGTAGCAGGTCAGATCTTCCTTGAATCAGGGAAGTCAGACTCTCAGCCTGAGGATGAAGAGAACTTTCAGAgtcaagaagaagaaaaagagaattctCTGGAAGAGTTGAACTCTCTAGACATGTCTGACCTATTAAATAAGGATTTGGAAGATACAGAAATGCAGAGTCCAG ttttgacagCTATTGGAGGCACTGCAGATGGTGAACCTTGCCACTTCCCCTTTTTGTTTATGGAGAAGGAGTATGCAGAGTGTACTGCAGATGGGAGGGAAGACGGCAGGCTTTGGTGTGCAACAACCTATGATTACAAGAAGGATCAAAAGTGGGGCTTCTGTGAAA ctgAAGAGCAGTCCAATAAGAGGAGGCAGATGCAAGAAGCTGAGGATATTTATCAGACTGGAATGAAAATCCTtaatgaaagcactaaaaagGCTCAGAAGAAAGA agcaTATCAGTATCTTCTGAAGGCAGCTGACATGAATCATACCAAGGCAATGGAGAAAGTGTCTTATGCATTGTTGTTTGGGGATTACTTGAAGCAGAACATACAGTCATCTAAAGAGCTATTTGAAAAACTAACAGAAGAAGGTTCTCCTAAAGGACAAATG GCCCTTGGATTTCTATATGCATCTGGTCTAGGAGTCAACTCTAGTCAAGCTAAG GCCCTGGTCTACTACACTTTTGGAGCTTTAGGAGGAAATCTGATAGCCCATATGATCTTG gGTTACCGTTACTGGGCTGGGATAGGAGTGCTACAAAGCTGTGAATCTGCTCTCACTCACTATCGACTTGTAGCTAATCATG TTGCTAGTGATATTTCACTGACTGGTGGAACAGTGGTTCAGCGGATTCGCTTAGCAGATGAAGTAGAAAATCCAGGAATGGCAAGTGGAATGCTGGAAGAAGACTTGATTCAGTATTACCAGTTTGTAGCAGAGAAAGGAGATGTACAAGCACAG gttgGTCTTGGACAGTTGCACTTGCATGGAGGAAGAGGAGTAGAGCAAAATCATCAG CGCGCATTTGAGTACTTTAATCAAGCAGCTAATGCTGGCAACTCACATGCCATGGCCTTTCTAGGAAAG atgtacTCAGAAGGAAGTGATGTTGTACCTCAGAATAATGAAACAGCTCTTCAGTATTTCAAGAAAGCTGCTGATATG gGTAATCCAGTTGGGCAGAGTGGATTAGGAATGGCTTACCTCTATGGAAGAGGTGTTCCAGTG AACTATGAGCTAGCTCTGAAGTATTTCCAGAAGGCTGCAGAACAGGGATGGGTTGATGGACAACTTCAGCTGGGTTCCATGTATTACA aTGGTATTGGAGTCAAGAGAGACTATAAACaagctttgaaatattttaatttggcCTCCCAGGGTGGCCATATTCTGGCTTTTTATAATCTGGCTCAGATGCATGCTACTGGCACTGGAGTGATGCGTTCTTGTCATACTGCTGTTGAG TTGTTTAAGAATGTTTGTGAACGTGGACGCTGGTCTGAAAGACTTATGACTGCCTACAACAGCTATAAAGATGGCGATTCAAATTCTGCTGTTGTTCAGTATCTTCTTTTGGCAGAACAAGGCTATGAAGTTGCACAAAGCAATGCTGCTTTCATACTTGATCAAA AAGAAGCTAGCATAGtaggagaaaatgaaacatatcCTCGAGCATTGCTTCACTGGAATAGAGCAGCTTCTCAAG gatATACAGTTGCAAGAATTAAACTTGGAGATTACCATTTCTATGGATTTGGTACTGATGTTGATTATGAAACAGCATTTATTCACTATCGACTGGCATCAGAGCAACAGCACAGTGCTCAAGCAATGTTTAATCTGGGCTACATGCATGAGAAGGGATTGGGCATCAAGCAG GATATTCATCTTGCaaaacgattctatgatatggCTGCTGAAGCAAGCCCAGATGCCCAGGTTCCAGTCTTCCTAGCTCTTTGCAAGCTTGGAGTGATATACGCTGTGCAGTATATACGAGAAATGAAT ttAAGAGAAGTGTTCTCACATATTGATATGGACCAGCTGCTGGGGCCTGAGTGGGACCTTTACCTTATGACCATCATCACCTTGCTTCTGGGAACAATTATAGCTTATAGACAAAGGCAACATCAGGCAATTCCCAGACCAGCAGGACTACGACCAGCTGTGCCTCAACAAGAACCACCACCTCCAGAGCATCAACCACCGCAATAG
- the SEL1L gene encoding protein sel-1 homolog 1 isoform X2, translating to MGWRVRLALLLCVALLWAAGLAAADEEGNQDESLESEALPAEDQVKDRSTGTQVVAGQIFLESGKSDSQPEDEENFQSQEEEKENSLEELNSLDMSDLLNKDLEDTEMQSPVLTAIGGTADGEPCHFPFLFMEKEYAECTADGREDGRLWCATTYDYKKDQKWGFCETEEQSNKRRQMQEAEDIYQTGMKILNESTKKAQKKEAYQYLLKAADMNHTKAMEKVSYALLFGDYLKQNIQSSKELFEKLTEEGSPKGQMALGFLYASGLGVNSSQAKALVYYTFGALGGNLIAHMILGYRYWAGIGVLQSCESALTHYRLVANHVASDISLTGGTVVQRIRLADEVENPGMASGMLEEDLIQYYQFVAEKGDVQAQVGLGQLHLHGGRGVEQNHQRAFEYFNQAANAGNSHAMAFLGKMYSEGSDVVPQNNETALQYFKKAADMGNPVGQSGLGMAYLYGRGVPVNYELALKYFQKAAEQGWVDGQLQLGSMYYNGIGVKRDYKQALKYFNLASQGGHILAFYNLAQMHATGTGVMRSCHTAVELFKNVCERGRWSERLMTAYNSYKDGDSNSAVVQYLLLAEQGYEVAQSNAAFILDQKASIVGENETYPRALLHWNRAASQGYTVARIKLGDYHFYGFGTDVDYETAFIHYRLASEQQHSAQAMFNLGYMHEKGLGIKQDIHLAKRFYDMAAEASPDAQVPVFLALCKLGVIYAVQYIREMNLREVFSHIDMDQLLGPEWDLYLMTIITLLLGTIIAYRQRQHQAIPRPAGLRPAVPQQEPPPPEHQPPQ from the exons ATGAGGAAGGAAATCAAGATGAATCACTGGAGTCAGAG GCTTTACCTGCAGAGGACCAGGTAAAGGACCGTTCTACAGGAACTCAAGTGGTAGCAGGTCAGATCTTCCTTGAATCAGGGAAGTCAGACTCTCAGCCTGAGGATGAAGAGAACTTTCAGAgtcaagaagaagaaaaagagaattctCTGGAAGAGTTGAACTCTCTAGACATGTCTGACCTATTAAATAAGGATTTGGAAGATACAGAAATGCAGAGTCCAG ttttgacagCTATTGGAGGCACTGCAGATGGTGAACCTTGCCACTTCCCCTTTTTGTTTATGGAGAAGGAGTATGCAGAGTGTACTGCAGATGGGAGGGAAGACGGCAGGCTTTGGTGTGCAACAACCTATGATTACAAGAAGGATCAAAAGTGGGGCTTCTGTGAAA ctgAAGAGCAGTCCAATAAGAGGAGGCAGATGCAAGAAGCTGAGGATATTTATCAGACTGGAATGAAAATCCTtaatgaaagcactaaaaagGCTCAGAAGAAAGA agcaTATCAGTATCTTCTGAAGGCAGCTGACATGAATCATACCAAGGCAATGGAGAAAGTGTCTTATGCATTGTTGTTTGGGGATTACTTGAAGCAGAACATACAGTCATCTAAAGAGCTATTTGAAAAACTAACAGAAGAAGGTTCTCCTAAAGGACAAATG GCCCTTGGATTTCTATATGCATCTGGTCTAGGAGTCAACTCTAGTCAAGCTAAG GCCCTGGTCTACTACACTTTTGGAGCTTTAGGAGGAAATCTGATAGCCCATATGATCTTG gGTTACCGTTACTGGGCTGGGATAGGAGTGCTACAAAGCTGTGAATCTGCTCTCACTCACTATCGACTTGTAGCTAATCATG TTGCTAGTGATATTTCACTGACTGGTGGAACAGTGGTTCAGCGGATTCGCTTAGCAGATGAAGTAGAAAATCCAGGAATGGCAAGTGGAATGCTGGAAGAAGACTTGATTCAGTATTACCAGTTTGTAGCAGAGAAAGGAGATGTACAAGCACAG gttgGTCTTGGACAGTTGCACTTGCATGGAGGAAGAGGAGTAGAGCAAAATCATCAG CGCGCATTTGAGTACTTTAATCAAGCAGCTAATGCTGGCAACTCACATGCCATGGCCTTTCTAGGAAAG atgtacTCAGAAGGAAGTGATGTTGTACCTCAGAATAATGAAACAGCTCTTCAGTATTTCAAGAAAGCTGCTGATATG gGTAATCCAGTTGGGCAGAGTGGATTAGGAATGGCTTACCTCTATGGAAGAGGTGTTCCAGTG AACTATGAGCTAGCTCTGAAGTATTTCCAGAAGGCTGCAGAACAGGGATGGGTTGATGGACAACTTCAGCTGGGTTCCATGTATTACA aTGGTATTGGAGTCAAGAGAGACTATAAACaagctttgaaatattttaatttggcCTCCCAGGGTGGCCATATTCTGGCTTTTTATAATCTGGCTCAGATGCATGCTACTGGCACTGGAGTGATGCGTTCTTGTCATACTGCTGTTGAG TTGTTTAAGAATGTTTGTGAACGTGGACGCTGGTCTGAAAGACTTATGACTGCCTACAACAGCTATAAAGATGGCGATTCAAATTCTGCTGTTGTTCAGTATCTTCTTTTGGCAGAACAAGGCTATGAAGTTGCACAAAGCAATGCTGCTTTCATACTTGATCAAA AAGCTAGCATAGtaggagaaaatgaaacatatcCTCGAGCATTGCTTCACTGGAATAGAGCAGCTTCTCAAG gatATACAGTTGCAAGAATTAAACTTGGAGATTACCATTTCTATGGATTTGGTACTGATGTTGATTATGAAACAGCATTTATTCACTATCGACTGGCATCAGAGCAACAGCACAGTGCTCAAGCAATGTTTAATCTGGGCTACATGCATGAGAAGGGATTGGGCATCAAGCAG GATATTCATCTTGCaaaacgattctatgatatggCTGCTGAAGCAAGCCCAGATGCCCAGGTTCCAGTCTTCCTAGCTCTTTGCAAGCTTGGAGTGATATACGCTGTGCAGTATATACGAGAAATGAAT ttAAGAGAAGTGTTCTCACATATTGATATGGACCAGCTGCTGGGGCCTGAGTGGGACCTTTACCTTATGACCATCATCACCTTGCTTCTGGGAACAATTATAGCTTATAGACAAAGGCAACATCAGGCAATTCCCAGACCAGCAGGACTACGACCAGCTGTGCCTCAACAAGAACCACCACCTCCAGAGCATCAACCACCGCAATAG